A window of Vicia villosa cultivar HV-30 ecotype Madison, WI unplaced genomic scaffold, Vvil1.0 ctg.001111F_1_1, whole genome shotgun sequence contains these coding sequences:
- the LOC131633325 gene encoding 14-3-3-like protein D, with protein sequence MASSNESFVYTAKLAEQAERYEEMVEAMKNVAKLDVELTVEERNLLSVAYKNVVGGRRASWRILSSIEQREETKGNEVNVNRIKEYRKKVESELSDICTDIMAVIDEHLIPNSSGESNVFYYKMKGDYYRYLAEFKSGDDRKEAADQSLKAYQEASTAAETELPPTHPVRLGLALNFSVFYYEILNSPERACHLAKQAFDVAIAELDSLNEESYKDSTLIMQLLRDNLTLWTSDIPEEGVEEQKAESARAPVGENAE encoded by the exons ATGGCATCCTCCAACGAAAGCTTCGTCTACACCGCCAAGCTCGCCGAACAAGCCGAACGCTACGAAG AAATGGTTGAAGCGATGAAGAATGTCGCTAAGCTTGACGTTGAATTGACGGTGGAAGAGCGGAATCTTCTGTCTGTTGCTTATAAGAATGTTGTGGGAGGACGTAGGGCCTCGTGGAGGATTCTTTCCTCGATTGAGCAAAGGGAGGAAACGAAAGGGAATGAGGTGAATGTGAATCGGATTAAGGAGTATAGGAAGAAGGTTGAATCGGAGTTGTCTGATATTTGCACTGATATCATGGCTGTGATTGATGAGCATCTTATTCCGAATTCGTCTGGTGAATCGAATGTGTTTTACTACAAAAT GAAAGGTGACTATTATCGTTATCTGGCTGAGTTTAAGAGTGGGGATGACAGGAAAGAGGCTGCTGATCAGTCCTTGAAAGCATATCAG GAAGCTTCCACTGCTGCAGAGACTGAGTTGCCTCCCACTCATCCTGTCAGATTGGGTTTGGCTTTGAACTTCTCTGTTTTCTATTATGAAATCTTGAACTCTCCTGAAAG GGCCTGTCACCTTGCCAAGCAGGCATTTGATGTAGCAATTGCTGAGTTGGATTCTCTCAATGAGGAATCTTACAAAGACAGCACACTGATCATGCAGCTTCTGAGGGACAACCTGACATTGTGGACTTCTGACATTCCTGAGGAAGGAG